The Papio anubis isolate 15944 chromosome 2, Panubis1.0, whole genome shotgun sequence region TTAAAAATCcaattctggccgggtgcagtggctcatgcctgtaatctcagcgctttgggaggccgaggagcaggggatcatgaggtcagaagattgagaccatcctggctaacatggtgaaaccctgtctctattaaaaatacaaaaaattagctgagcgtggtggcgggaacctgtagtcccagctacttgggaggctgaggcaggagaatggtgtgaacctgggtggcggagcttgcagtgagctgagatcgtgccaccacactctagcctgggtgacagagcaagactctgtctcaaaaaaaaaaaaaaaaaatccaattccttttttttttttttttttttgagacaaggtcttgctctgtcactcaggctggagtgcagttgtatgaTCATAGCCTACTgcttgcagccttgacttcttgggctcaagttatcctcccacttcagcctcccaaggagctggaaccacaggcatgtgccactatgctcagctaattttttaattttttattttatgtagagatggggtctcgttatattgcccaggctggtcttgaagcaatactgggctcaagcaatacctcctgccgtggcctcccaaattgctgggattacaggtgtgagccactgcacccagcccagccctcaaTTCCTTTTTTGAAACTGAATTATTGGTCTCAGGATAGTGTTACAATGTTAATTGACACCATAAAACTATGCAAAAATGTTCTACTGCATAAGATACAATAAGgtaaattattaacatttataaagcCTGGGGAAAGATAGCGttctcatatatttatttcttctttacagtTTCTTCCAGTAGCTTTGGACTAGATTTCTCCCCTCTATGAGTTGTCACAGAACTCTCTGATATATCATTTCATCTTTTTCAGTATCTTTAGTTGTAGACAGTACATCTGAGTCTGGAGGAAGTGAATCCtctaatctctttttttaaagcaaaagatgAGGCTCCAGAGTCAGTTTGATGAGGATTTTAATCTCTTCTTTGCTTTTGATGGAGCAGTGTAACTGGACAAATTCTCAAGGCCCCATATTTCATATACAGTTTTTGTGCATCAGAAATCTCTGAGTGTTTTTCAGAGTTCTGGCTCAAAATCTCTCATAAGACTACAGTCAAGATGTCGGCCagagctgcagtcatctgaaggcctGATGTGCAGCGGCAGAATCTACTTTCAAAGTAGCTCACTCCCATGGCGGGCATATTGGTGCTGGCTGTTGGCCTCAGTTGACTTTTCCAGGCAGTGTCCTCCCACAGGAGGACATGGTGGCTGTCTCCCACAGCATGAGTGTTCGACCATATTTGATTGGAACAATGGCAGCATCCTATCATTTGACCTGATAGATGAAACTGAATTTGTATTTCGACATTTACATAAAGCaaagtacatttaaattttttttgtagcgataTTAACAACTGTTTTTGATGTGTGTGGGAGGGCTTCTGGGCATTGGGGGTTGTGGTCTTGTCAAACAGTACTATTGCTTTGTCATTGCACAGAAAACTTCATGTTGAAACATTAATCTTTTGTTGATCATCTTGGTCTATATTAAGTTCTCCAGAGGTCACGAATTTGTGGCTTGAATTTTCGTATCTCATGCAAAATGGGAAGATAATTAAAACAGGAGgataattaattttgtaaaaaattacTTTCTATGGATTTATTTGAATGGGCATTTAAATCctttattatacataaaatattagtaggtagaaaacaaaattcaaatagaTTTTATTGAGAAACTCTAacgtattagggttctccagagaaatagaaccaatagggtacatataaatacatagaaaggGATTTATTTTGAAggattggctcacacaattatggaggccaagaagtcccaCCATCTGCCATCCGTAAGCTGAAGAACCAGAAGAGCTGGTGATGCAGTTCTAGGTCAagcctgaaggcctgagaaccaggcgAGCTGGTGGTGTAAGTCCTAGTCAGAGTctgaaggcccaagaaccaggagTGCTGATGTCTAAGGGTAGGaaaagatggatgtcccagctcaagaagatAGCTTCAGCCTTTCTGTTCTATTCTGGCCCTCAGTGGATTGCAGGATGCCTGCCCACATTGGCGAGGGGGGATCTTCTTCACTctgtctactgattcaaatgcaaatatcttccagaaacactctcacagacatacCCCAAAATGATGTTTTACCAGCTGCCTGGGCATGCCTTaatccagtcaaattgacacatcaaattaaccatcacactcaaCATCTTATTTGGAGcatcttttaaatgattttgGTTTCCAAGGAATTGCAATTACTGAAGTCTTGTATTTTCCACAGATACACCaagggatttgttttgttttctatttatttatttttttaagttatcaaAAAGTTAGAGGGAGAGACAGCAAGAAGTTTTAGGGAAATACACTCGTGAGAAACAAggaaatacagtcatgcattgcttaacgatggagatacattctgagaaatgtgtcgttAAGTGATTTTGTCGTTGTTTGAACATTATGGAATGTACttgcacaaacctagatagtCTAGCCTACTAGTCACCTAGGCTCTATGGTGTAGTCTATTGCTCCTGGTCTATAAACgtgcacagcatgttactgtactgaacactgtaggcaactgtaacacagaGGTATTTGtctatctaaacatatctaaacatagaaacagtaaaaaatatggtATTAAAATCTTACAGGACCGCCATTGTACATGGAGTTCATTGTTGACTTAAACATCATTTTGTGGGGCATGGCTGTATTTACTTTGGACCTGTCCCCACCAGGGTCTTATACCACCTACTAATACTGTGTAACAATCCAAACTCATggtgtccctccctccctcctaaaACCCTAACATTCTGCTCTGGTGTTTTCCTTGTGATCTGGAGGATCATGGCTCCTGTTCACCTGGTCATGGCTCCAAGCCATGGCCTGACTGGGGACCCTTTCATTGCTCCCCACCTCCAAAAGAGCCAGACCTGTGGGTTCTGCCCTAGCAATGCTGCCCAGCTCtgctttctttccatttactttctCCTTTCCCACTGTATCTGCCCCAGTGCCCAGTCATTTCTCTCCTGGGCTACTGCAGTGGATCCTAATGGCCTCTGGATTCCTCATCGTCTCTCAACTGCTTGCAGATTAATTTTGCTTACCTAAAATTCATGTTTTctcaatgtttattaaataaaattccagTGTCTCAGCTGCTGGAGGTGCTCCACCCAAAGGCACCAAGTTACCTTTTATGTTTAATGTCATCGTCTTCTGACAATCGTAAAAGGGGACTGTACACTGTAATATGAACGCTCTCCTTAATTCTTTGCTCTTGTTCTTTCTGTAAATGCTGTGGGCCCCATGCCCCCCCCATCCTTTAGGACCTATCTTAAATGCCACCACCCCTGCAAAGATTTTCCTTCTGACCTCCTTTTTCCTCTACCAGAcctgttgtttctctttttaggTGGCTCACTGAACTTTGTATCCCTCGTGTTATTTAATCATAATCGGTTTCTTTTAACATGGCATGTGTGTACTTAACCTTATCATTCCTGCATTTTTTGCTAGTTGGACTTGAACAAATAGTTGTATAAATCCATTGGAAAAAAGTATTCAAGATAGGAAAAGTCCAAATTACTGTGTTAGTTTATCAGATGCAATGTAAAGCtatgcagaatttaaaaaattacatctaGACACCtatatgtttatgtattaattattttGCTAAGATGGCTTTGTTCTAGTATTGAAGGATACAGAAGTGTGGCATTACTTTTTATTCATGGCTGCACCTAAAAAATTATTTGCGTCCCAGAAGATAATTTGAGAACATAAAAATGCTCCAACATCTCTTTCAATTCGGGATGTTGCCTAAAAACGTCGACAAACGCTGTTTGAGAAGGGAGGCTACGCTGGGGCGCCCAAGGAGACAGGCCCTTAAGAACCTTCCAGAGATGCGTTAACTGGGCTAACAGCTCGCCGCgccagggcaggcagaggggTGAGGGGCGCGCTCCTTCCGGACTTGCCAGGCCCCAAGAACCAGGCCGACCGGTTCCCACCGCTGACTCCCGCCTCCCTCTGCAGGCCCAGCCCTGCGCCGCGCGCCCTCTCCCCGGGCGCCCAGGCCCAGCGGGGGCCTAGAGGGCAGGACTGGCCCGGGCGAGGGTCGGGGTCCCGCAGCCGGGAGGTGGAATGCGGGAGGCGAGAGGCAGGAGGCGGGAGGCCGCGCGTTGTCGGGGTTTCCAGGTGAAGGGCAGGAAAACAACCAGTCGATCTGGGCGGAGCCGGGCGGGCGGGGCAAGGGCGGAGGGCGGAGGGCGCATTGCCTCATCCTGTACATTTTACTGGAAATCGGCCGCATCcggaggaggggctgggaggcgGCCCGGGCACCGCCAATGGCCGGGCCGGGCGCCGGGGAGGTCGGCGAGCTCGGGGGCCAGTTAAATACCCTGGCAGCCCCGCGCCGCGCCCGTACCCGCCCGCGCTATCCGCCCGCCGACAGTTCTCCGAGCCCGCCCGGGAGGCAGCCGCGCGCAGCGAGCCGGTGGCGCAAGTGTCGGGGTCCCCGAGCGCCCAGCCTGGGAGCATGATTGTGGACAAGCTGCTGGACGACAGCCGCGGCGGAGAGGGGCTGCGGGACGCGGCGGGCGGCTGCGGCCTCATGACCAGCCCACTCAACCTGGGCTACTTCTACGGCGCGTCGCCGCCCGCCGCCGCCCCGGGCGCCTGCGACGCTAGCTGCTCGGCCTCGGGCCCCTCGGCGCCCGGCTCTCCCGGCTCCGACTCCTCGGACTTCTCCTCCGCCTCGTCTGTATCCTCCTGCGGCGCCGTGGAGTCCCGGCCGAGAGGCGGCGCCCGCGCCGAGCGCCAGCCAGGTACCAGCCGGCCCCGCACCGCTGCGTTCTCGGGGCGCGCACGCCCTGGGAGGTTGGAAGACTCCCCAGATGGAGGGTGGCCCCTGCGCCCTCCTTAGAGCTAGAACGTACGCACCTTAGCCATCAATTACCCCTCCCCGCCTTGCCCGGGCCGGACGCCGGCTGTACAGGCGCCCTCTTGCGGGCCTCGGGGCTTCGGAAACCGCTCAGCCGAGCTCTGACTGCCGGGCGAGTGACCAGGAGATCGCGCACTCTCTAAGAAGCAGCTTTGTTGAGTTATAATTAATATACTGTGATGAGATTTGGGGTCTGATGTGGGTGTAATTTTCTTCTTGTGACTATTTTAGTGAGAAGCTGTAGCAGAGGATAAGGGTTTGGGGATTGCGTTAAAGGTCATGACTTATTTCTTCGTCAGTATTTATGGAAGTTTTAAGTAAAAATACTTGACcgtcaaagaaaagaaaactgctgttATTAAGGTGAAGCAGGGCTGAAAACCAACTCAAGTTATGCCTTTAGTTTGGCGAGTTTCGGAAGTCTGCCCAGAATTTCTGAGGTCTTATTTTTGTTCTGTATGCCTTAAGAAAAAAAACGGATAAGCCGTATCTAGCAGAGAAAGATGTAATGTTATCTTTCGTTGGCTGCGAATTGGTTTCCTTTCTTAGTGAACCGAGTTGCATAATTTGGGGGAAAACAGGATGCCCCTGTGGGTAGGCTAGAAAAACGCCTCGATAATTGAACCGTTGAGAGTCTAATCAGCatggttttaaagaacatctcTTTCCGGTGTTTCCCGCTCTTAGCCACTCCTGTTTTggttgtcatttattttaaaaagttatttctcattttcattttaagtcatttaaaatCATGTGAAAAGTGATTTAAACCACTGTGTAGCAGATCCAGAAAGAATGTGTGTTTAGGACCTTTTCTTCCCCATTTGGCCTTCATCTGGCTGAAACTGTTTTGCTAGTCGCTTGGTTTACCACACGGCCACAGGGGATTTctgaaactgcatttttttttttttttaatctctgtgaCGTTGGATTATTAACTGCTGTCATTCCAGAAAAATGCTGTGTTAGATTCTGGCAATTCTGGTATCTTTTGAAATCCCTAAACTTAAAGCCAACTAATGTTTCACTTACCCTGTCATTGAACTATTTATCTCACATATTTATGATAGATACGTATGTTCAAATTATGCGTTGTTTCTTGCCCCACCTTATTTTTTCTACACTTGATGGGGTGGCTGAATTattcatttcctgactttttgtgaATTTATGTTGAACACACATACTAAGAGGTTGTGACATAATAGTGATCAGAAGTGGTGTACTGTACTTCTATACTAAATGCTAAagtgtatttcaaaatttaaaagtgaaacaagcatatttcctttttacttaGAAGACCTGTGTAAGTAATTCCAAAAACAGTCAGTGAGGGGAAATCCTGTTTGCATATGTAGAAATGTGTTTAAGCTCAGTTAATttaagcagcttttttttttttgcacagttgaattgaaggaaataataagaCATGAATCTAAGACATTGTTAATTGTCAGGTTTTGGTACATTGAGATCTTTGAAAGAAATTGTTTTGTGCCTTCTTGGGGAAGCGGAATTGATAGACTTTAAAATTTCTATGTGAACATAAAACCAATGGTTTAAAAAGCTAAAAGTGCATCATTTATCACTTACTCGCCAAGGTTTTTCCAAAGTCAAGAATAATTATAGATCTATGAGGGTCAGGATGGCAAAATCGGTGATCCATTCTCATGGGTGGTTAGAGCTGAAAGATAGAGAGGCTTAATTTGGGTTTGCCTCTTGGTTCTGAGGATCCTTGACCACGTTTTTATGAGCTTTAATTTCTTAGGGTACCCAGTAGAGAAAGGTATCAGGCAACTTAGGAGCCTTGAGCAGAGCTCGGGACTCACAAGGCCATTGATTGACCAGAGCAAATTGGAAATGTTTTGCAATCTGCTGCTTGGGGACTTTATACATTAGGCAACAGCTATACTTTTGGGATTAGTAACATTTATGTCTGTGAAGATATTTAACcagaaatatgttttgttttcttttgaacagTTGAGCCCCATATGGGGGTTGGCAGGCAGCAGAGAGGCCCTTTTCAAGGTGTTCGGGTGAAGAACTCGGTGAAGGAACTCCTGTTGCACATCCGAAGTCATAAACAGAAGGGCTCTGGCCAAGCTGTGGATGATTTTAAGGTGacatctatttttctgttttgagtgTAGAGTGGTGGGGAGGGGTTAGTCTGTCAGGGTAGTTATGATGGCCTAGGTCCAGTCATCAAGTAAGttacttgaaatttttcataGATGACAGAGTCCATAGGACAGAGCCCATATTTGGTCTGTTGTATCCTACTGAGCCCAGTGCCAGACACCTGGTAGGTGGGCAAGAGAaacttaatgaataaatgaaggcaaGTTCAGGGACTCAACCGAAATGGAACATTTTAACTAGAAGGGAAAAATCACATACTCTTATTAATTTCATCTTGACCTGCATTGAGCTAAGGTGAAAGTGAAAATGAGGAAGTTGCAAGATAGAATAAAAATtgacatagaaaataaatattgatagaaAAACCGTATCAGAGATTTATGGTAAGATATAAGGGGTGTTAGAGATAAGCTTACTTATTGATGTATATTAAGAGGAGGTCATTTGGTATACACTAAAttggaaacttttttcttttatagacacAAGGTGTGAACATAGAACAGTTCAGAGGTAAGAGTTACTTGTATTCATAATTTTTTCGGGGCTTTAGAGTAAAATCATAGAGTGTAATTATGAGTAACATGTATGAAATAAGATGATCACAGAGgctgtattcctttgggtacagaATGGAAGAACACAGTATCATATGGTGGGAAAAGGAAAGGGCCCGATTTGTTGTCTGATGGACCAGCTTGCAAAAGGCCAGCTGCGTTGCATTCCCAATTTTTGGTAAGTCTCTTACCATTTTCCTCTGACTATCCTTTGGGAATTATTCCTGGGATAATTTTAGAAGGAAGTGAGTGTGCAAGTTGCATTTTACTTCTTTCCAGACACCACCTCAAACACCAACGCCCGGGGAGAGCATGGAAGATGTTCATCACAATGAACCCAAACAGGACAGCAGTGCTGATCTGCTTCAGAACATCATCAACATTAAGAATGAATGCAGCCCCGTTTCCCTGAACACAGTTCAAGTTAGCTGGTTGAACCCCGTGGTGGTCCCTCAGAGCTCCCCTGCAGAGCAGTGTCAAGACTTCCATGGAGGACAGGTCTTTTCTCCACCTCAGAAATACCAACCATTCCAAGTCAACAGCCCCCCACAAGTGATAGACCAGGCTTCCCTGTACCAGTATTCTCCACAGAACCAGCATGTAGAGCAGCAGCCGCACTATACCCACAAACCAACTCTGGAATACAGTCCTTTCTCCAGACCTCCCCAGTCCCCCACTTACGAACCAAACCTCTTTGATGGTCAAGAATCACCGTTTTGCCCGAACGAAAGCTTAGTTTCCTTTCTTAATAATGAAAGGGAATCTGAGAATATTGCTAATCCCGTTCCGACTTCCTCCAGTGTTCAGCAGCAAAATGATGCTCACTTGCACAGCTTCAGCATGATGTCCGACAGCCTCTGTGAGGCCATGGCGGGGCACGAGATGGCCTCTGACGCTTCAAACACTTCACTGCCATTCCCAAACATCCCTGGAAATCCAATGAATACCACACAGTTAGGGAAATCATTTTTTCAGTGGCAAGTGGAGCAGGAAGAAAGCAAATTGGCAAATGTTTCCCAAGACCAGTTTCTTTCAAAGGATGCAGATGGTGACACGTGAGTATCCTTTTATCTTGTGTTCTTAATTAGGTAAGCCACACTTGTTGGACTAGTAAGCATAGAATTTTTCTAGGGTATATGAAGGTATACCTTAGTGGTTGGCTAACCAAGATGACTAGTATAGATAGAAACCGCCATGCAGTGATAGCTAATATGTCAAGAAAGGGTTTTCCTTCAAAGAAATTTTTTGGCTGAACAAATAACCTGTTCTAAATCGTAAAAATATCTGTGTCATCTTGAATAATTGGGTTTGGAAGACCAGCGTAGACTGTAGAACAGAAACAATTAGATCATGATTAGGGATAAACTGTGAGTTGGTTTGCAGATTGATCTTAATCTGTCCTGATGCctttgtggccttgggcaagttatttaacctcttcaTGTCTCAGTTCCTGGAGATGTAAAATGATAATACCTCTCGTATAGGGATTTTAtgagtattaaaaataatagatgtaaGGTGATCAGCATGGTGCTtgacattcttctttttcttatttctgatagCCTAACCCATCCTGTTCCAACTGGGGTGTATCATCAATGTAGCAGAAAAGACAAATTATGCTTTGTAATGTTTCATTTGAGTGTACCAATATATAAAAAGGGGGctaaaggaagattttttttttttttcaaaagaacaacTTAGTGAAATCAGAAATAATTCACCCCTTTTCCTTTCTATGTTCCCCAGGTTCCTTCATATTGCTGTTGCCCAAGGGAGAAGAGCACTTTCCTATGTTCTAGCAAGAAAGATGAATGCACTTCACATGCTGGATATTAAAGAGCACAATGGACAGGTGAGGACCTTGACAGAGTCTGAAATGGCAAAGAGGGGGTCATGGTGAAGTGAATGATGACCAGCCTTATGTGTAGATCATCTTAGAGCTCAACATCAAGAGAGTTTAGTTAATATTAACTTTGAGATGTTGACTTTTTGCTATCATCAACCTTGAAGTTATTAACTTTGTAGCTATTTGACCAAACACTGAGTGTAATAAAGCCACACCCTCGGCTTACTTTAGTTTCCTTGTCTTACAGTATTTGATGGCTTATTCAAAggatttattttctctatgtgGGTTTTTCCCTCAGTCATAGTTTAGTTTCATATTCCTTGTTATGATAACATTGTATGTTTAACATACCTTTTTTCCTCTGGATATCCACAGAGTGCCTTTCAGGTGGCAGTGGCTGCCAATCAGCATCTCATTGTGCAGGATCTGGTGAACCTCGGGGCGCAGGTGAACACCACAGACTGCTGGGGAAGAACACCTCTGCATGTCTGTGCTGAGAAGGGCCACTGCCAGGTGCTTCAGGTAAGAGGCAGCAGACCAGGCTTCCATCATTGCAAGGCCAGAGAGATACAGTTGGATATTAGAAGTTGGATATAGGTTGCCTATTGcaataatctattttgagttaacttACTCATTTTTTGGGGATTCTAATAGTTAGGTATATGCGCAGCTTGTGTTGCTAACAgatgtctgtttttaaaatctgcagGCGATTCAGAAGGGAGCAGTGGGAAGTAATCAGTTTGTGGATCTTGAGGCAACTAACTATGATGGTAAGCAACTGAAACTTTATTAGATTGAGAGCCACTTAGAGAGGGGGACCCATAAGGTCTAAGGGTACTAAGTATCATACTAAGAAGGAAGGTAATTAAAGCGAAAATATTCTGTAGATAAAATTAGCACCAAGACCCAACAAAGGGACTATATTCAGATTGCTTTATTAGTTCTTGTGAAGCCCATTTGTAGGTTAAGTTAGAGGCCATCCTCAACTTTTGTCGTTATAGAGGGACCAAAAGACCTGATGGGATGCTCGACCACTGCTTGATTATACTTTTCTTCTAGGCCTGACTCCCCTTCATTGTGCAGTCATAGCCCACAATGCTGTGGTCCATGAACTCCAGAGAAATCAACAGCCTCATTCACCTGAAGTTCAGGAGCTTTTACTGAAGAATAAGAGTCTGGTTGATACCATTAAGTGCCTAATTCAAATGGGAGCAGCGGTGGAAGCGAAGGTAAATTCAAAGAAAAGGTTTAAGATGGGGTAGGGGAGAAGCTGGTTATAGCAGAAGAGCAAAAGACTTTGCTTCCAAGTACAGAttcaaacttccttttttttttttttttttgaaattaatggTGTGAGTAGCAATGTATGGGGTGGTTAAGAAGCCCAGATTTTAACAGAtcatttcatatgtttttttgATTTGCTTTGAATCTGTGGATTATTATCCAAAAGGTCATTTAGGTGTAAAATAGTctttgaaaggaaaagaacatgCCTGAAATTGATATTGTCATTTTGGCTTCCATTTTCATACACTGAGAATAAAGGTAGTGCTTTTTGTAAGGGTTTCTTCATTGTTGTGGGATGTGGAATTCATCTTCTGTTTTTTACGctggaaaatattcttttaaaatttggttttattcACTGAATATGTGGGGGAAAATTGCCTAAGTCATAAACCATTTGGACCCTTGAGGCTTACTGTCTAGTAAAAGAGGTGAGAGATAACAGCTAAATATGACTCTGCAGGGACGCTACCAAGTCTGGAAATGCAGATGAATACATAATACATGGTTTACTGATAATGTTACGACAtaggatttaaaaatatcatttatttttctacattttatggCCACTCTGTATAAAAAGGTACATTGTGAGAAGAGGCATATAGGCAAATTAATAGgaaatttaagagaaataaaagattcCCTTTAGCTTGGGATTAAGCAAGGCATTGTGGAGAAGGGAGCATTCAAAGTGAGTCTCTGAAGCCAAATCAGACATTCAAGAGACTGGGTGAAAAGTGTATTCCAAGGCATGGtatctggattttctttttttttttttctctccctcttgccTTTGACAAGGATCGCAAAAGTGGCCGCACTGCCCTGCATTTGGCAGCTGAAGAAGCAAATCTGGAACTCATTCGCCTCTTTTTGGAGCTGCCCAGTTGCCTGTCTTTTGTGAATGCAAAGGTACTTTTAGAAAGCTTTAATAACCACACCAGAGTGGGAATGGCCTTCTGTACACCTTCTCAAAGTTTTTGAGCTCCTTTCATGAAATTTCCCCCTTCCTGATGTCTGGTATTTCGTTTTATCTTCAGGCTTACAATGGCAACACTGCCCTCCATGTTGCTGCCAGCCTGCAGTACCGGCTGACACAATTAGATGCCGTCCGCCTGTTGATGAGGAAGGGAGCCGACCCAAGTACTCGGAACTTGGAGAACGAACAGCCAGTGCATTTGGTTCCCGATGGCCCTGTGGGAGAACAGGTGAGAGGCACAGGAGGGAGAGGAAGTACTTTTGGCACTCCAGTCTGAAACATAAAGGGAGGTTAGGCTGTGCAGGGCAGAGGCCAGCTGTTGCTCTTTAGGTGGGCTCTGTCAGTGTCTGTGTCTCACGGTAGCCATCATAGCATTTTGGTGTTCCTCTTCCTTTGGAAACAGAGCAATTAAGAAATCTGAGGGTTTATCCATAGACTCAAAATGGTTAGAGGTCAGGTAGTAGTCTGTGACACAGA contains the following coding sequences:
- the NFKBIZ gene encoding NF-kappa-B inhibitor zeta isoform X1, with product MIVDKLLDDSRGGEGLRDAAGGCGLMTSPLNLGYFYGASPPAAAPGACDASCSASGPSAPGSPGSDSSDFSSASSVSSCGAVESRPRGGARAERQPVEPHMGVGRQQRGPFQGVRVKNSVKELLLHIRSHKQKGSGQAVDDFKTQGVNIEQFREWKNTVSYGGKRKGPDLLSDGPACKRPAALHSQFLTPPQTPTPGESMEDVHHNEPKQDSSADLLQNIINIKNECSPVSLNTVQVSWLNPVVVPQSSPAEQCQDFHGGQVFSPPQKYQPFQVNSPPQVIDQASLYQYSPQNQHVEQQPHYTHKPTLEYSPFSRPPQSPTYEPNLFDGQESPFCPNESLVSFLNNERESENIANPVPTSSSVQQQNDAHLHSFSMMSDSLCEAMAGHEMASDASNTSLPFPNIPGNPMNTTQLGKSFFQWQVEQEESKLANVSQDQFLSKDADGDTFLHIAVAQGRRALSYVLARKMNALHMLDIKEHNGQSAFQVAVAANQHLIVQDLVNLGAQVNTTDCWGRTPLHVCAEKGHCQVLQAIQKGAVGSNQFVDLEATNYDGLTPLHCAVIAHNAVVHELQRNQQPHSPEVQELLLKNKSLVDTIKCLIQMGAAVEAKDRKSGRTALHLAAEEANLELIRLFLELPSCLSFVNAKAYNGNTALHVAASLQYRLTQLDAVRLLMRKGADPSTRNLENEQPVHLVPDGPVGEQIRRILKGKSIQQRAPPY
- the NFKBIZ gene encoding NF-kappa-B inhibitor zeta isoform X2, whose amino-acid sequence is MGVGRQQRGPFQGVRVKNSVKELLLHIRSHKQKGSGQAVDDFKTQGVNIEQFREWKNTVSYGGKRKGPDLLSDGPACKRPAALHSQFLTPPQTPTPGESMEDVHHNEPKQDSSADLLQNIINIKNECSPVSLNTVQVSWLNPVVVPQSSPAEQCQDFHGGQVFSPPQKYQPFQVNSPPQVIDQASLYQYSPQNQHVEQQPHYTHKPTLEYSPFSRPPQSPTYEPNLFDGQESPFCPNESLVSFLNNERESENIANPVPTSSSVQQQNDAHLHSFSMMSDSLCEAMAGHEMASDASNTSLPFPNIPGNPMNTTQLGKSFFQWQVEQEESKLANVSQDQFLSKDADGDTFLHIAVAQGRRALSYVLARKMNALHMLDIKEHNGQSAFQVAVAANQHLIVQDLVNLGAQVNTTDCWGRTPLHVCAEKGHCQVLQAIQKGAVGSNQFVDLEATNYDGLTPLHCAVIAHNAVVHELQRNQQPHSPEVQELLLKNKSLVDTIKCLIQMGAAVEAKDRKSGRTALHLAAEEANLELIRLFLELPSCLSFVNAKAYNGNTALHVAASLQYRLTQLDAVRLLMRKGADPSTRNLENEQPVHLVPDGPVGEQIRRILKGKSIQQRAPPY